The following coding sequences lie in one Actinomyces capricornis genomic window:
- the argS gene encoding arginine--tRNA ligase has translation MTPEELAAAIRTVLTTAASDGSLSLSEQEVPLPRVERPRNRDHGDWSTNAAMQLAKKAGTSPRALAELLAPRLAGLDGVAGVEVAGPGFLNIRLDAGAAGGLARTIVEAGADYGRNETLAGQHINLEYVSANPTGPVHLGGARWAAVGDSLARVLAASGATVTREYYFNDHGTQIDHFAASLLAAARGQETPENGYGGAYIAEIAQRVTADEIAAGRPDPASLDDAEAAEVFRSQGVELMFDAIKAELHAFRSDFDVFFHEDSLHSSGAVTRSIGELRERGVIEERDGATWLRTTDFGDDKDRVLIKSDGNPAYFAADTAYYLDKRSRGATCSIYLLGADHHGYVGRMMAMCAAYGDTPGVNMQILIGQMVNLVKDGAPVRMSKRAGTIVTLEDLVEAVGVDAARYALARSSMDSTIDIDLDLLASRTNDNPVYYVQYAHARTRNVARNAAEHGVRREAGFEPSALDDPADSALLGVLAQYPAVVAQAAALREQHRVARYLEQLAGAYHGWYSATRVTPRGDDPVEAGHVARLWLNDAVGQVVANGLGLLGVSAPERM, from the coding sequence TGAGCAGGAGGTTCCGCTGCCCCGCGTCGAGCGACCCAGGAACCGCGACCACGGGGACTGGTCCACCAATGCGGCCATGCAGCTGGCCAAGAAGGCGGGCACCTCCCCGCGCGCCCTGGCCGAGCTCCTCGCCCCCCGCCTGGCCGGGCTCGACGGCGTGGCCGGGGTGGAGGTGGCCGGTCCCGGCTTCCTCAACATCCGCCTGGACGCCGGGGCCGCCGGCGGGCTGGCCCGCACCATTGTGGAGGCCGGGGCCGACTACGGCCGCAACGAGACCCTGGCCGGCCAGCACATCAACCTGGAGTACGTCTCGGCCAACCCCACCGGTCCGGTCCACCTGGGCGGGGCGCGCTGGGCGGCCGTGGGCGACTCCCTGGCCCGGGTCCTGGCGGCCAGTGGTGCCACCGTCACCCGCGAGTACTACTTCAACGACCACGGCACTCAGATCGACCACTTCGCCGCCTCCCTCCTGGCCGCCGCCCGCGGCCAGGAGACCCCCGAGAACGGCTACGGAGGCGCCTACATCGCCGAGATCGCCCAGCGCGTCACCGCCGATGAGATCGCGGCGGGCCGCCCCGATCCGGCCTCGCTCGACGACGCCGAGGCGGCCGAGGTCTTCCGCTCCCAGGGCGTGGAGCTCATGTTCGACGCCATCAAGGCCGAGCTGCACGCCTTCCGCTCCGACTTCGACGTCTTCTTCCACGAGGACTCCCTGCACAGCTCGGGGGCGGTCACCCGCTCCATCGGCGAGCTGCGCGAGCGCGGCGTCATCGAGGAGCGCGACGGCGCCACCTGGCTGCGCACCACCGACTTCGGCGACGACAAGGACCGCGTCCTCATCAAGTCCGACGGCAACCCCGCCTACTTCGCCGCCGACACCGCCTACTACCTGGACAAGCGCTCGCGCGGGGCCACCTGCTCCATCTACCTCCTGGGCGCCGACCACCACGGCTACGTGGGGCGCATGATGGCCATGTGCGCCGCCTACGGCGACACCCCCGGGGTCAACATGCAGATCCTCATCGGCCAGATGGTCAATCTGGTCAAGGACGGGGCCCCGGTGCGCATGTCCAAGCGGGCCGGCACCATCGTCACCCTGGAGGATCTCGTCGAGGCGGTCGGGGTGGACGCCGCCCGCTACGCCCTGGCCCGCTCCTCCATGGACTCCACCATCGACATCGACCTGGACCTGCTGGCCTCGCGCACCAACGACAACCCCGTCTACTACGTCCAGTACGCCCACGCCCGCACCCGCAACGTGGCCCGCAATGCCGCCGAGCACGGGGTGCGCCGCGAGGCCGGCTTCGAGCCCTCGGCCCTGGACGACCCCGCCGACTCCGCCCTGCTGGGCGTGCTCGCCCAGTACCCCGCCGTCGTGGCCCAGGCCGCCGCCCTGCGCGAGCAGCACCGCGTGGCCCGCTACCTCGAGCAGCTCGCCGGGGCCTACCACGGCTGGTACTCCGCCACCCGGGTGACCCCGCGCGGCGATGACCCGGTCGAGGCCGGTCACGTCGCCCGCCTGTGGCTCAACGACGCCGTCGGACAGGTCGTGGCCAACGGCCTGGGCCTGCTGGGCGTCAGCGCCCCGGAGCGGATGTGA